A region of the Candidatus Binataceae bacterium genome:
AAGGCGCTGATGTGGGCGTCGACGAAGGAACGCCAGTCTCCGAAGACTACACCGTCGAAACCAGCAAATTTACCGGAACGATCGAAAACGTGACCATTAGTGTTCAGCCGCTCAAGGCCAACATCAAAGACAAAGCAGACAAGGCGTCTGAGCAATTCATTATCGACAAGGCAGCGGAAGACTAATCTTTGAAAAAATGCCCGGAGAAAAGTTTATGACAACCCGATCCTACGTCTTTTCATGTCTATTGCTGTCGCTCGCGATTGCGGGATGTGCCGGAGCTTCTTCGCAATCTGTTTCGCAATCAGCTCCAGTAGTCAATCAACCTCCGAGCCAGATTGTCGTGTATCATTTCGCCGTTGATACCGCAGACGTGACGCTGAACCAAGGACTAATCCAGAAGAGTTATCGCGCGATGACCGATGCAGACGAGAACACTGACGAGCACAACCTGGCTCTTGCGGCTGCCGAAGACATTTGTCTCGAGGTCGTCACGCAGCTCCAGAAGAAGGGACTTAACGCAATCTGCCTCAAGCGTGGAACGCCCACCCAAGGAAATAACGTTCTAATTGTTGACGGTGAGTTTATCGACGTGAGCGAAGGCAACAAACTCTCGCGCATGGTCATCGGGCTAGGCGTCGGCAAATCGCAGATTAATAGCAACGTTGATATTTACCATCGGACAGTAATGGCAGATCAGCAGGTCATGGAATTCGATACGCATGCCGACAGCGGCGCGATGCCTGGCGCGGCGATCATGGGTGCGCCCGGCATGGCGGCTGGAGGCGGTGCGGCAATCGCCTCAGCCGGAATAAACGTGGTCTCGGCGGGAGTAAAAAGTCATCGTTCGTCGCTGGGATTTCTGACCGACAAGAGCGCCAACGAAATCGTCGAGCGCATCATGGAATATTACGCACAACAGGGCTGGGCCGCCGGGTCATAAGCAAGGGCTGGTATTGCAGTATCGGAGATTCTCGACGACGTGATATGCAGGTCCAATTACGTACGCTCTCGTCAAGCCTTCTTTGATCTGGCCGACGTCCGCGACAAGCTCGAGCGCTGGCGGCAGGACTACAACCAGGTGAAGCCGCATAGTGCATTGGCCGATCGCGCTCCGGAGGAGTTTGCTCGCACCTGGCAACAATGGAGCGCGACAGCGCTGCGCACGGCTTGGCCGGCAAACCAATTGCCGTCCGGCGCCGTGCAGAGCAGCGCTGTCGCGGATCCAAAATCTGAAAGCTTTTCGCCCCACCCTTATGCAAGTGTGAAGGGTGGGGACGAAAAGCTGGTCAAAGACAGAGCAGAAACAGTCGTGCCCAATAGCCAGTTGCTAGAGGTTGTCAATCGAGTCTGTAGAGTGCAATAAACGCCGGTAATACCGGCACCAACCGACCACACCACGGCGAAATCTCTACTGCCGGTCGGTATACTTCTGCGGGGCGGGTCACCACGGCGGTTGGCTGAATCGATCTGGCTAATCGATGTGACGGTCACCCAACTACGCGCCGGCATAGAGGAATTGTGGCAGACGGCGGAGGCTCGCGTGCCGGCTTCGACG
Encoded here:
- a CDS encoding DUF4410 domain-containing protein is translated as MTTRSYVFSCLLLSLAIAGCAGASSQSVSQSAPVVNQPPSQIVVYHFAVDTADVTLNQGLIQKSYRAMTDADENTDEHNLALAAAEDICLEVVTQLQKKGLNAICLKRGTPTQGNNVLIVDGEFIDVSEGNKLSRMVIGLGVGKSQINSNVDIYHRTVMADQQVMEFDTHADSGAMPGAAIMGAPGMAAGGGAAIASAGINVVSAGVKSHRSSLGFLTDKSANEIVERIMEYYAQQGWAAGS